The proteins below are encoded in one region of Triticum aestivum cultivar Chinese Spring chromosome 1B, IWGSC CS RefSeq v2.1, whole genome shotgun sequence:
- the LOC123091562 gene encoding RING-H2 finger protein ATL8-like: protein MHTLDMAVRRLLSALDARVSHSPRPPPLPPSPAQQGTSFPMLLPVFLLFVLLLCFLSIFLLRDLLRFFSLWLRRRRRRLQSSDADAATGEEDAPAPAPRKPAGLDPAVIASFPTVRFEADAAGSAAPAECAVCLSEFAPGDAVRPLTVCRHAFHAACIDSWLGAHTTCPVCRTDLGAPPNEEIAVAEEHGDRGQAAAAVHEATGRRTTSSPPASGQR, encoded by the coding sequence ATGCATACGCTGGACATGGCCGTGCGCCGCCTCCTCAGCGCCCTCGACGCCCGCGTCTCTCACTCGCCGAGGCCTCCTCCGCTGCCACCTTCACCGGCCCAGCAGGGGACGTCCTTCCCCATGCTGCTCCCggtcttcctcctcttcgtcctcctcctctgcttcctctccatCTTCCTCCTCCGCGACCTCCTCcgcttcttctccctctggctccgccgccgccgccgccgcctccagtcCAGCGACGCGGACGCCGCAACGGGCGAAGAagacgcgcccgcgcccgcgccgcgcAAGCCGGCGGGCCTGGATCCCGCCGTCATCGCCTCGTTCCCCACGGTGCGGTTCGAGGCCGACGCCGCCGGCTCCGCGGCGCCGGCGGAGTGCGCGGTCTGCCTGTCCGAGTTCGCGCCCGGCGACGCCGTCCGGCCGCTCACCGTCTGCCGCCACGCCTTCCACGCCGCGTGCATCGACTCGTGGCTCGGCGCGCACACCACGTGCCCGGTCTGCCGCACCGACCTGGGCGCTCCGCCCAACGAGGAGATCGCCGTCGCGGAAGAACACGGAGACCGTGGCCAGGCTGCAGCGGCGGTCCACGAGGCCACTGGACGCCGGACAACGTCGTCACCTCCGGCAAGTGGCCAGCGGTAA